TGCCGTCGTCTTTGATACTAATGCTGAGCCGCTCGTCGCAGCGTTCCACCGTCACCACGATCGTGCCACCGCCGACTTTGGGAGCGATACCATGAATTACAGCATTTTCCACCAGAGGCTGCAACAGCAGCGGCGGCAAGGGCCATTCGCGCAATTCGGGCGGGGAGTTGACAATGTAATGCAGCCGCTTGCCAAGGCGGATCTGCTCCACGTTCAAATAGGACTCCAACAGATCGATCTCATCGCCCACGGTGCCCCACTCGCGCTCTACGTCGTGTAGTACGCGCCGATAGATATGCGCCAGGTTATGGACCATGGTTTCCACCTGCTGCGGCTCCTTGTAGACCAGGTCGAGGATGGCGTTGAGGCTATTGAACAGGAAGTGGGGATTCAGCTTGGCCTTCAGTACGGCCAGCTGGGTGCGCAACTGCAGGTGGCGCAGCTCTTCATATTCCCGTTCGCGCCGTTCCAACCGGTATTTCAACCGCTGGTAGAAAGCAACGAGAAATACCACGATCGCCGAGACGGTGAAGTTCATCAGCATCATATAGAGGTGCCAGAGGCTGACAAAGGGAATCAACTCTCGGTGCAGGATCGAAATGACAATCCGCATCCCGATCTCGGTGGCCAACAGGATAGAGAGGAACAGGACGGCGATCGATTTGATGATGAACCGGATGTCCCAGTTGCGGGTCTTCAGCCAGTCAATGCGGAACAAATGGAAAAAAAATATGCAGCTTATACCGTTCAGATTGCTGAAAATCAGCGAGATGGCCAGCGTGAGGAAAAAATGGCCGGTGCCACCATAAATGTAAATAATCAGCGCCATTGACAGGGCCATGCCCTGAAAGAGCAAAAAATAGTGAAGCAGCTCAAGCCAGAAATTATTTGCTGGATTTCTCATCTTAGGCCTGCTCAGTATTGTAGCGAAAAAAAACTCTCATGGGAAGGGGGTTAGCAGCACTCTTACCATGACACTTGCAGCCCCAGCTGCAGCATGGAGGCATAAAAGGAGTCGCCGTATTCGCTGCCCTTTTTTCCGGAAAAATAGATCGGGCGGAGATAGATAGAAACGCCGTCGGCCAGCGGCAACGAAGCTTCGGCCAGGGCCAAAAAACTGCCATCGGCCAGATTGACAAAAGCCAGGGCAAAAAGGTTGACGTTTTTCAACGCTTTCCACAA
This genomic window from Candidatus Aminicenantes bacterium contains:
- a CDS encoding histidine kinase, yielding MRNPANNFWLELLHYFLLFQGMALSMALIIYIYGGTGHFFLTLAISLIFSNLNGISCIFFFHLFRIDWLKTRNWDIRFIIKSIAVLFLSILLATEIGMRIVISILHRELIPFVSLWHLYMMLMNFTVSAIVVFLVAFYQRLKYRLERREREYEELRHLQLRTQLAVLKAKLNPHFLFNSLNAILDLVYKEPQQVETMVHNLAHIYRRVLHDVEREWGTVGDEIDLLESYLNVEQIRLGKRLHYIVNSPPELREWPLPPLLLQPLVENAVIHGIAPKVGGGTIVVTVERCDERLSISIKDDGMGFSGPGSGSGFGLASIEERLRIIYPGKHSFSIRTANGGGTLVELKLP